A single region of the Serinus canaria isolate serCan28SL12 chromosome 1, serCan2020, whole genome shotgun sequence genome encodes:
- the CBY2 gene encoding protein chibby homolog 2, producing MSAFDQRNQSMQHTEPETDCIIPRVKARHEMFAFTDGRWVSDIYCQPPFSSHRKLFSKKAQNEWSIWEENRALWQENQVLWIKNRMLWEENKALQYLQSQNKSVQVIYTDAIQRSLKSKNRPFPLFQERSTGFQLSLGNKAFQAAQEKNKIFEDFQQEKKALPVTWKGQKAITVHEESKDARSALQKNIDTIPAVVKDNAGPVPQQKHEGKRKSTTSTQNKIESVPSTLGEHEILRVLQDLCELLHTFLKMSHPPGEKQCCHNLHDVNRSFQEDYNKLKLQLNAVKNTVSDITAQMDMLEKEIVAITSPVFEEAGQKLGTEHQLGDM from the coding sequence ATGTCTGCCTTTGATCAGAGGAACCAGAGcatgcagcacacagagcctgaGACAGACTGCATCATCCCTCGGGTGAAGGCAAGGCATGAGATGTTTGCCTTTACTGATGGGAGGTGGGTGAGTGACATCTACTGCCAGCCACCCTTTTCTTCACACCGGAAACTCTTCAGCAAGAAGGCACAGAATGAGTGGAGCATCTGGGAGGAGAACAGAGCACTCTGGCAGGAAAACCAAGTCCTCTGGATCAAAAACAGGATGCTCTGGGAAGAAAACAAGGCCCTACAATATCTCCAGTCACAGAACAAATCTGTCCAGGTAATTTACACTGATGCTATTCAGCGAAGCCTCAAGAGCAAAAATAGACCATTCCCACTCTTCCAAGAGAGGAGCACAGGCTttcagctcagcctgggcaACAAAGCTTTCCAGGCAGCCCAGGAAAAGAATAAGATATTTGAGGATttccagcaggagaaaaaagcaCTCCCTGTTACCTGGAAAGGCCAAAAAGCCATCACAGTCCATGAAGAGAGCAAAGATGCCCGCTCAGCTCTTCAGAAGAACATTGACACCATCCCAGCTGTGGTAAAGGACAACGCTGGCCCAGTCCCCCAGCAGAAACATGAAGGTAAAAGGAAGAGCACTACTTCAACTCAGAATAAGATTGAGTCTGTCCCAAGTACGCTGGGAGAGCATGAAATCCTCAGGGTTCTCCAGGACTTATGTGAGCTCCTCCACACCTTCCTGAAAATGAGCCATCCTCCTGGGGAGAAACAGTGCTGTCACAACCTCCATGACGTGAACAGATCCTTCCAAGAGGATTACAATaagctgaagctgcagctgaatGCTGTGAAAAACACTGTGTCAGACATTACAGCTCAAATGGATATGCTGGAAAAGGAGATCGTTGCCATCACTTCCCCAGTGTTCGAGGAGGCAGGCCAGAAGCTGGGAACTGAGCATCAGCTTGGAGACATGTGA